In Gadus chalcogrammus isolate NIFS_2021 chromosome 13, NIFS_Gcha_1.0, whole genome shotgun sequence, a single genomic region encodes these proteins:
- the LOC130401637 gene encoding myosin-binding protein H-like, with translation MPAKPAPIKKAAKKELPEKKVEKAPEPAPEPEPAPVEPEAAPAAVEEAPPAEEAPAETPAEGAAEAPAEVVVEAPPPPPPEPTSAPLDLFIEDKNDTSVSIIWSQPETVGDSGLDGYLIEVCKDGTEDWKAVNEELHKSTRYAIKNQTTGDKLKIRVVAVNAGGRSAPGALPEAVMVKEVADRPKVRLPRFLRQRYVANVGAKINLTVPFTGKPKPVVTWTKDGQPLDTKRVQVRSTDRDSILFIRVSVREDSGVYEMCVKVDDFEDKASLILQIVELPGAPATAKIVDTWGFNVALEWTPPVDSGNTDIIGYTIQKADKKTGDWFTVLDHYHRMNATISDLVMGNIYKFRVFSENKVGMSEDAVVTKGEATILKTDIDYKPLPFTEHDYSEPPKFTVSLADRAATVGYSTKLLCSVRGSPKPKIEWLKNQMIIGDDPKYRQICVQGICTLEIRKPGNYDGGVYMCRAKNSCGEATVHCKLEVKQPINPDAEKK, from the exons ATGCCGGCCAAACCTGCCCCGATCAAGAAGGCGGCGAAGAAGGAGTTACCTgagaagaaggtggagaaggCCCCCGAGCCGGCTCCTGAGCCCGAACCCGCTCCCGTCGAGCCCGAAGCCGCTCCCGCCGCCGTCGAGGAGGCTCCCCCAGCGGAGGAAGCCCCTGCGGAGACCCCGGCCGAGGGCGCCGCGGAGGCCCCCGCAGAGGTGGTCGTCGaggctccacctccacctccccctg AGCCGACCAGCGCTCCCCTGGATCTGTTCATCGAGGACAAGAACGACACGTCGGTGAGCATCATCTGGAGCCAGCCTGAGACCGTGGGAGACTCTGGCCTCGACGGGTACCTCATTGAGGTGTGCAAGGATGGAA ccgAGGACTGGAAGGCAGTGAACGAGGAGCTGCACAAGTCCACCCGCTACGCCATCAAGAACCAGACGACCGGCGACAAGCTGAAGATCCGCGTGGTGGCGGTGAACGCGGGGGGCCGCAGTGCCCCCGGGGCCCTTCCCGAGGCCGTCATGGTCAAGGAGGTGGCCG ACCGTCCCAAGGTCCGTCTGCCTCGCTTCCTCAGACAGAGATACGTGGCCAATGTGGGGGCAAAGATCAACCTCACCGTCCCCTTCACT GGCAAGCCCAAGCCCGTGGTGACCTGGACAAAGGACGGCCAGCCTCTGGACACCAAGCGGGTCCAGGTCCGCAGCACGGATCGCGACAGCATCCTGTTCATCCGCGTGTCAGTGCGTGAGGACTCCGGCGTCTACGAGATGTGCGTCAAGGTGGACGACTTTGAGGACAAGGCCAGCCTGATCCTGCAGATCGTGG AGCTGCCCGGGGCCCCGGCCACTGCGAAGATCGTGGACACCTGGGGCTTCAATGTGGCCCTTGAATGGACCCCACCCGTGGACAGCGGGAACACGGATATCATTGGATACACCATCCAGAAAGCCGACAAGAAGACCGGA gactgGTTCACTGTGTTGGACCACTACCACCGGATGAATGCCACCATCTCAGACCTGGTCATGGGCAACATCTACAAGTTCAGAGTGTTCTCTGAGAACAAGGTTGGGATGAGCGAGGACGCCGTGGTGACCAAGGGCGAGGCCACGATCCTGAAGACAG aTATTGATTACAAGCCCTTACCGTTCACCGAGCATGACTACTCAGAGCCCCCCAAGTTCACCGTCTCCCTGGCTGACAGGGCCGCCACGGTGGGCTACAGCACCAAGCTGCTGTGCTCCGTCAGGGGGAGCCCCAAG CCTAAGATCGAGTGGCTGAAGAACCAGATGATCATCGGCGACGACCCCAAGTACCGGCAGATCTGCGTGCAGGGGATCTGCACTCTGGAGATCCGCAAGCCGGGGAACTACGACGGCGGCGTGTACATGTGCAGGGCCAAGAACAGCTGTGGAGAAGCCACCGTGCACTGCAAGCTGGAGGTCAAAC AGCCAATTAATCCTGACGCCGAGAAGAAGTAG